gTAGCAGTTGTACCGTGGGATAACAACGTATAACGATATAAAACGTGTCTGATATCGGACGGAGATCGACGCGGCGGAGAGGTCGCTAGTGGTAAGTCGAGTCCGAGCAATACCGTAAGGAGAACCGCGATGTCGCTAGACAATTTCTCGTACGAACGCTTAAAACTTTTCACTAACAGGTATCTTTTCGAatgcgatatttatataatttaaagtagtttttgaCCGTTCTATAACACAAAAAGATACCTCTTGAACCTATCGATCGTTTGAAAGTCGAATTCGTAGCACAGTTCGACAACGATGTGTACGAATCGCGTTTAAATTCGTTATAGTTCTAGTCGCGTACCTAGAGCctcgtttaaaagttattttattctattaaaatagttttaaacgtTTCGTTCTATCGACATATTGAAAGCGAAGATACCTCACTGATAATGTATAAAAGCGCAACTCTTATTCgataatttactaacaattttagCGTGTTCCAAGTCGACGTTCGTAAAACACACTACTACGCGAGTCGATATAAGAAGCACGAGAAAATGTTGTCTGATATGTGAATacttatcgaataatatataaaatataaactattacgatagataaataatacgtgTTTCGAAAGAGAGACCACagtatcgtataaataataaaaataatctacagtaATCTAGTGTAAGAGCTACGTTTAGAGGCGAGCCTCGAGGCGTGCGAAATATTGTTGGAGGCGCGTTCGTAGCGCGTGAAGTAGAGCCGAAagaacgacgacgacgacgacgacgaagacgaataattagtcatatataataacgtttgaattgtaaacagaaatttaaaattaaataaattaaattacacactcATTCAGATGCATGGTAAAGTATATTCTACGTTAACGATCGGTCGGTATTACGTCGTAGTCGTCATCGTATCTTATCTATACGATCGTTTTACACGCTTAGAGCTCTTACtcttatattcgtattattattaatatgtattatgttattatgtttaatagacGTCATTGAACGATTGAAACGAGTATTCAATGtgtatgtagtatgtataaacagatccatatgcggccctgaaaagggccttttttatatttagttttcgcagtattatttgtaaattattaatttttttttgtataatttttcaaaataaaacatcgaaaacattttaaccgCCGAAACCGTACAGAGTACGTCCCTGACGTTTCAGGGCGTACACTACGTCCATGGCGGTGACGGTCTTCCTCTTCGCGTGCTCGGTGTAGGTGACGGCGTCGCGGATTACGTTCTCGAGGAACACTTTGAGGACACCGCGAGTCTCTTCGTATATCAGACCGGATATACGTTTCACACCGCCTCTGCGTGCGAGACGACGGATGGCCGGTTTCGTGATACCTTGGATGTTATCACGGAGCACTTTCCTGTGTCGCTTCGCGCCTCCTTTCCCCAGACCCTTTCCACCTTTACCGCGACCGGTCATTTTCTTGTCTTCGGTTTGTCTTGTTTAATCTGAACGGCAAAGAAAGACGTACAGAAATCCGTCCGCTGTCGATCAGAGACGATCACTTTATGGTAGTCTCGTCGTTCTACGCTCGACTGATATATAAGCGCTCGACTAACTACACACGTATGCGTGTCGTTCGCTCCGTGTGCGAAAGAGATGGCGATATCTAAGTGCCATtagatagaaagagaaagactGATAGAGACAGCGTGCAGTCGAAAAAGCTATGGTAGGGATGGCGGCCGAGGGGATGGGGTAAGGGGGGAGTTCATGTATGTGTCTTGTTTATCGGgagaatggggggggggggggggtgagatatttttgtgttcttcaaaattgatatctttgcaataatatttaatatttacaattatgctcttaacgatcaatatatcgtcataagatcgtaataatatatgtaatcacaCATACACTCACCTCTCACGTTCTCGTAttcgattgaaatatacatatttatttacaataatagtataaaatacacaacgttTACGTATGTGCGTattgatatttcgaattatgtgtaacgtgtttatgataattttgatataaaaataattattgttatttgtgagtAGGTTTTTCGTGACGACTTTGTTACGTTTGAAACggacgacgaaaaaaaaaaaaaaattttttttttctttgtttttagatatatatgcggccctgaaaagggcctttttgaatatgtttacttGCAGTCTATCTGCATATGATActgcgtatattattattatttatttttttctatacgtaGAATTGTGCAAATGAGActgcgacgacgacgacgcagACGCAATTAGGCACGTTCTCCTCGGATCCTGCGCGCCAATTGAATATCCTTAGGCATGATCGTCACACGCTTAGCGTGGATAGCGCACAGGTTCGTGTCTTCGAAGAGACCGACGAGATAAGCTTCGCTTGCTTCCTGCAGGGCCATTACGGCGGAACTCTGGAAACGGAGATCGGTCTTGAAGTCTTGAGCGATCTCACGAACGAGACGCTGGAATGGCAGTTTGCGGATCAGAAGCTCAGTGCTCTTCTGGTAACGACGGATCTCACGAAGGGCGACCGTACCGGGTCTGTAACGATGAGGTTTCTTCACACCTCCCGTGGCAGGAGCGCTCTTGCGAGCCGCC
Above is a genomic segment from Vanessa tameamea isolate UH-Manoa-2023 chromosome 29, ilVanTame1 primary haplotype, whole genome shotgun sequence containing:
- the LOC135194455 gene encoding histone H4 yields the protein MTGRGKGGKGLGKGGAKRHRKVLRDNIQGITKPAIRRLARRGGVKRISGLIYEETRGVLKVFLENVIRDAVTYTEHAKRKTVTAMDVVYALKRQGRTLYGFGG
- the LOC135194449 gene encoding histone H3 gives rise to the protein MARTKQTARKSTGGKAPRKQLATKAARKSAPATGGVKKPHRYRPGTVALREIRRYQKSTELLIRKLPFQRLVREIAQDFKTDLRFQSSAVMALQEASEAYLVGLFEDTNLCAIHAKRVTIMPKDIQLARRIRGERA